DNA from Solanum stenotomum isolate F172 chromosome 3, ASM1918654v1, whole genome shotgun sequence:
GCACTTTATTGAATCAGGTAATGTTTTTGGCTTTATCCTTGCTCTTTTATTTCCTATGTTAGTCCTGTACCACATAGGAACTATATAAGTCTTCTTTGAAATACAGCTCTGTTCCAACCATGTGATCTAAACAACAAGGCACTATCCCttaagaaatagaaaatttgGCCCAAGCAAATGACACCTAGCCAGAATTGAGATCATTTTCAGACATATCGATCTAATGGGATTTCTCATAGCATTATCTCTGTGACTGTAAAGTCCCCCCACCCCAACTGATGTTATTCATTTCACCGTTGCAGCCTCTAGCCCTCCTTTGTGGAGCTTGTGGAACCCCAAAGGATAGAGGAAATGAAGCTAAGGAAGCAAAGGCCTGGTCTTGTAAGTTTTGCACGTTGCAAAATAGCCATGAGGTTGAACGGTGCTTAGCTTGTGGAGAGTGGAGATACTCTTATGGTCCACCTGTTTCAATGACAGATCCTCGTATTGGCACGTAGGGCAATAAGCAAAGAATTTTACAGAAATTACAGGCGGACTTTGTTACAGGTCAGACAcgattaattaaattaatttgtaaAATATGTTTTGGTGTAATGAAAGCAGTCATATTTACCCACTCTGCTCGAGAAACCATCTGTGTACTTGTTAATATATGATGAATGAGATGGTAAGGCCTATGATGTTGAGAGAACTCGATACTGTGATTCGAAATATGATGATTTGGTATGCACATTAATagagtttttggctaaaatcatCCCTCAAGTATAACCCATACTTAGTGTACATCCTTATGGTAtaattgtgaacaaaaaacatACTTATACTATCCCAAAACTTGCATAAACATCCTTTTTGTTAACTACTGTTAAAAACTAACAGACCATGACTTTCCCCCCAAAATCTCCATATACTGTGAattgatttcttcatctttataaACAACAGCTCACAAGAGACTTGTGCCAGAACACCACAGACTCCTTCTCATAACCACATTGTTcgatcatatttttaaaatctgatAAGCTTATCATTGTCCTGTTTACATagtaaaaaaattcatcttTTCCACCTATGTAGCCTCTTGTCGGACCACGCACAAATGATTCGCCGTGATGTACTTTAATTGTGAAAAGGACGCCTTAGAAATAGGATCTACACAAATATAGAACTcgttcttatatatatataatatgaaatatataaAGTCAAGAATGAAGTACAAGTTCAATAAAACTAATATCATAACATGTATAAGTTACTGAAAAGTCTGTTATATATGATATTAACAAATGCTTAAAGGTTTTGAATATCAACAATACCATAGTTGGGTGTGACTGATCTGTCAGCTAAACTTCGAGCCAACATTCTTCGTattgtttcttatttttcaaCCTACAAATCTGATGTTTTTGAGAATGAAAACGATGTTTAGTttgagaaataacaaaaatattacaGTAATggtaaaatcaaaatttcttcaATGGCTATTTCTTTTACCTTGTTTGTGAGGAGATAGAAAATAACTCTAGCTTCAGTTCTTCTGTTGAAAAAGAACTTGTCTGGTTGCTTAAGTtcagaagaagatgaagttttgTTTTGGGAAGCTGATCGGGCAGGATTTGGGAGGAAATCAATCGTACAGTATGTGGGGATTTGGGCTAAGTCATGTGCTTGACACATGTGTCTCTTTCTGTTAAAAATTTAACAGTAGTTAACAAAAAGGATGATTTATGCAAGTTTTGAGATAGTAGAAGGatgttttttgttcacaattaTACCATAAGGATGAGTTATATTTGAGAGATGAATTTAGCCAAAAACTCCACGTTACTATATCAAAATTTCCAAGTTACCGCATTAATTGTATAAGGTGCTGGAGTACTTTTGAAATAtgattacataaaaataaaaagttgcaGGTTTTGTCTTATCTCATCACAACATGTTTCCGTGTTGACGATAGCACTTTTCCATGTATGCATTTGCGCAAATGCAACGTATAGTAAGTATAATATCTTGACCATTTTGTTAAGATGCCAACATTTAACGCTTTCACCATAACCCACATTGTCCACTTCCTAAGAACCAACCAATATAGTATAGATACTCTAGAATAGATGAAAGTAATTATCTAGTGTTTTGTCTCTGGTGGGATTTGAACCCGAGACCTTATAGtgctcaacccacttcattcaTCACTAGGCCACACATTGGCTGTTCAAACTACATGAATTTTGACCAATTACCTTATTGAGTATACTActtttttgtataacttttaaATACTGTATTTAAATTTAGCTCTGAATATTAGTCAAATAGTACCATAATTTTGGGACAAGAAGAAGTATTTCATATCTATGGACTTTGAATTTCCCATCATTGACATTAATTGGTAAAGAATTATGGTTGAAACTTGTGATAAGTATAGATAACCTGCTCAATACTTGTATATTTAAATGAAGGACCAATGTCATAGATGAATACGCTGATGCCGTTGTAGTTTGGTcccttatgtttattttttcatgCGACTACAACATTCAGGTCTCGTTGATGACAAGTCcaactaatttgaatttgtgcaTTGCAGGACTCGAGGTCAacgctcccaacaagattttttcCTTGAATCCCCGAGACTTGTGATCAAGATTGAAAGGATCTCAATTATCCCACCACAACTCATGTTGGTACATTATGGGAGAAGCTGTTGTTTGCACTGGTAAATAGTATTATTATGGTTTTAATATGAACTTTTCGAATATATAAGCAATGAAATAATTCCTATCATCATTTGGTAGAATGAAAAGTTTAACAATTCCAGATCATTAATGGATAACAAAAAGTAAGTGAGATATCGGTTTTGTGTCAAGAAATGAATAATTGAAACATTCATTCAATTTGAATGAGTTGAGAAAACCTTGTAATTGTGTATTTGGCAACGTAATGATTCATGCTAATCAACAATTGTCTCCAGTTCATTTGATTTTAAACAAATCATTGGATCTTGAGCAATACTATAAGACTTCTTTCCCATTTTCAGTTTTACAAAACTAAATTCCAAATATTAAGTTCAAAAGTCAGACAAAGAGCTTTGGAGTGATGCGGTATGACCAATTATTACATAAATATGCCTAAATTTAAGTAacttaaactaattatttaagcTTCAATCCTAAAATTTGCTTTTGGGACTATGTAACACTGAATTTTTTGAATGAACTAAATATGTTAGACAAGAAAAAAGAATACTActgatatttttataatacaaaACGTTTTGATTTTAAGTGAAATATaagttaaaactaaaaatatgaaaGTAAGTCTCCTCCCCATTCCCACTAGAAGGAATTAACCACTCATAAAATAGacgaaaggaaaaaaattatagtaaGTAATTGACAAACTCAATTCTTCCGCCCCGAACCCTATGCTGACTTGGATTTTCTACTATCctataatatttttctagatCGCATGAAAGCAAGcaagaaattcatttattttccttttttaccaAATACACCCAATAAGTTTAAGGTTAAAATGTTCTTTGGTAAGTAAGGTGAATGAATAAACAATTTGATTAGTATTTGTTAATGAGATGCTAATAGTAGGATTTAGCGTGAGACCCTAATGACCTACTCATCCACccaatacaaatgcatatacaAATAGGtttaccttttatttttctcttccaAGAAAGTTCTCTCTCTATTTGTCTTTGGATGGCTGCATTTCTCCTTCTCTCGATTTTCTTTCCAGCTTAGATAGAACCTAAAATCCCCATTccatttctctttctctctctttatatatatatatatataattgcaGACAATCcaatattcattcattcattcaatcAATCATGCGACCTACTCAACCAGCTGCCAACTCCACCTCCTCCGCCGCCGCATCATCCATGCCTCCTCCCTCTTCCGGCGGACAACGCAGTCGTCCCCGGCGTCGTACTGATTTGAcccttcctcttcctcaacGTGACGTTGCTCTTGCTGTTCCTCTCCCCCTTCCTCCAACCTCCGCTCCTTCCTCTTCCTCATCCTCATCTTCCTCCCCGCTTCCTACCCCTTTACATTTCTCTGAGCTCGAGAGGGTTAATCGCATCGGTAGTGGCACTGGAGGTACTGTTTACAAGGTTCTACATCGTCCCACTGGCAGACTCTATGCTTTGAAAGTTATCTATGGTAACCATGAGGATTCTGTCCGTCTCCAGATGTGCCGTGAGATCGAGATTCTCCGAGATGTAGACAACCCTAACGTCGTTAGGTGTCACGATATGTTCGATCACAACGGCGAAATCCAAGTTCTTCTTGAGTTCATGGATAAAGGCTCTCTCGAAGGGATCCATATCCCTCTCGAACAACCTCTCTCCGATCTAACTCGACAGGTTCTCTCCGGCCTCTACTACCTCCACAGGCGTAAGATTGTTCACAGAGATATCAAACCTTCTAACCTCTTAATCAACTCCAGGCGCGAGGTCAAGATTGCAGATTTTGGGGTCTCTAGAGTTCTCGCACAAACTATGGATCCTTGCAATTCCTCCGTGGGTACCATCGCTTACATGAGTCCCGAGAGAATCAACACAGATCTGAATCACGGACAGTACGACGGATATGCTGGGGACATATGGAGTCTTGGGGTGAGCATCTTAGAGTTCTACTTGGGAAGGTTCCCCTTCTCTGTGGGGAGACAAGGAGACTGGGCCAGCCTTATGTGCGCCATTTGTATGTCGCAGCCTCCTGAGGCACCACCCACTGCTTCCAGGGAGTTTAGGGAGTTCATTGCCTGCTGTTTGCAGAGGGATCCTGCCAGGCGGTGGACGGCCGCGCAGCTCCTGCGCCATCCCTTCATCACCCAGAATAGCCCAGGCACCCACACCGGTCCTGCTACTACCTCATTGAGTAATCAGGCACATCAATTGTTACCTCCACCTCCTCATttttcttcgtcttcttcttcttgacgTTTTAGGTTCGGAGAAATTCCCCactcttttgtttttctattttacttaattttctGGTTTTATTTTGTGTAATCTTAAATGTTGTTACTCTCTATTACTGATGGTGGTGGTTGGATTTTTATTTCtggagaaagaaaaatggggcTGGTTTTGATAAAAGTTAGAGTCTTTCCTCTTTCAGCTGATTAACAATTGTTGTATCAGGAGAAAGGAAAGTAGAAATTATGGGTTTCCCCAACTTAGAGATtcaattaatgatattttggaTATATGTTTTGTCATCTTCAAAAATGAAGTCGCCATGGACAT
Protein-coding regions in this window:
- the LOC125857801 gene encoding mitogen-activated protein kinase kinase 5, with amino-acid sequence MRPTQPAANSTSSAAASSMPPPSSGGQRSRPRRRTDLTLPLPQRDVALAVPLPLPPTSAPSSSSSSSSSPLPTPLHFSELERVNRIGSGTGGTVYKVLHRPTGRLYALKVIYGNHEDSVRLQMCREIEILRDVDNPNVVRCHDMFDHNGEIQVLLEFMDKGSLEGIHIPLEQPLSDLTRQVLSGLYYLHRRKIVHRDIKPSNLLINSRREVKIADFGVSRVLAQTMDPCNSSVGTIAYMSPERINTDLNHGQYDGYAGDIWSLGVSILEFYLGRFPFSVGRQGDWASLMCAICMSQPPEAPPTASREFREFIACCLQRDPARRWTAAQLLRHPFITQNSPGTHTGPATTSLSNQAHQLLPPPPHFSSSSSS